A region from the Halomarina litorea genome encodes:
- the gatC gene encoding Asp-tRNA(Asn)/Glu-tRNA(Gln) amidotransferase subunit GatC — protein sequence MSDAAVDAEEVRHVAALARVDLDDEEVDRFAGQFADILAYFDSLDEVPEVDREADLANVMRADEARDCLSQEEALANAPETEDGYFKGPRVS from the coding sequence ATGAGCGACGCAGCCGTCGACGCAGAGGAGGTCCGCCACGTCGCGGCCCTCGCGCGCGTCGACCTCGACGACGAGGAGGTGGACCGCTTCGCCGGGCAGTTCGCCGACATCCTCGCGTACTTCGACTCGCTGGACGAGGTCCCCGAGGTGGACCGCGAGGCCGACCTCGCGAACGTGATGCGCGCCGACGAGGCCCGCGACTGCCTCTCACAGGAGGAGGCGCTGGCGAACGCCCCCGAGACCGAGGACGGCTACTTCAAGGGACCGCGGGTGTCGTGA
- the purL gene encoding phosphoribosylformylglycinamidine synthase subunit PurL, with amino-acid sequence MTLAPADRELVVDELGRDPTPAEEALFENLWSEHCAYRSSRPLLSAFESEGEQVVVGPGDDAAVVALPEQGGVEEDDRWYVTLGIESHNHPSYVDPYDGAATGVGGIVRDTLSMGAYPIALADSLYFGPFDDEHSRYLFEGVVEGIADYGNSIGVPTVAGSVAFHDDYEGNPLVNVACVGLLRADRLVTADAKRAGNKLVLVGNATGRDGLGGASFASEDLAEDAETEDRPAVQVGDPYAEKLLVECNEALLDESLVEAARDLGAAGLGGASSELVAKGGLGARIDLEAVHQREPNMNALEILLAESQERMCYEVRPENVDRVRELADRFDLGCSVIGEVVDGNYVCTFEGETVVDVPAEYLADGAPMNDLASVEPDEPERDLPETDLAAAFEAVVGSPNTASKRWVYRQYDHEVGARTALRPGDDAAVMSIQETGTGLAFTSGADPNWTSAAPYEGARAVALENATNLAAKGARPLAAVDCLNGGNPEKPEVYGGFRGIVDGLADMCADLSVPVVGGNVSLYNDSVSGPIPPTPTLAMVGTKLGYDAPPMALSGEGTLLVVGDGVLAGEAAGLGGSEYLAQFGGGDGFPTLPEDGPAFVEALASVADDESTLAVHDASHGGLTVTLAEMVGEAGATVALKGGASAAELLFHEQPGRAVVETTDPETARTAFEGVAPVHEVGKADGSGALDLTVGRETLRYDAAEIEALRAVIDRELA; translated from the coding sequence ATGACTCTCGCGCCCGCGGACCGCGAACTCGTCGTCGACGAACTCGGTCGGGACCCGACGCCCGCGGAGGAAGCGCTCTTCGAGAACCTCTGGAGCGAACACTGCGCCTACCGCTCCTCGCGCCCCCTCCTCTCGGCGTTCGAGAGCGAGGGCGAACAGGTGGTCGTGGGGCCGGGCGACGACGCCGCCGTCGTCGCCCTTCCCGAACAGGGAGGGGTGGAGGAGGACGACCGGTGGTACGTCACGCTCGGCATCGAGAGCCACAACCACCCCTCCTACGTCGACCCGTACGACGGCGCGGCGACGGGCGTCGGCGGCATCGTCCGCGACACGCTCTCGATGGGTGCCTACCCCATCGCGCTGGCCGACTCGCTGTACTTCGGCCCGTTCGACGACGAACACTCGCGGTACCTCTTCGAGGGTGTCGTGGAGGGCATCGCGGACTACGGCAACTCCATCGGCGTCCCGACGGTGGCGGGAAGCGTCGCGTTCCACGACGACTACGAGGGCAACCCGCTGGTGAACGTCGCCTGCGTCGGCCTCCTGCGCGCCGACCGCCTCGTCACGGCGGACGCGAAGCGCGCCGGAAACAAGCTAGTCCTCGTCGGCAACGCGACGGGGCGCGACGGCCTCGGCGGGGCGAGTTTCGCGAGCGAGGACCTCGCGGAGGACGCCGAGACCGAGGACCGACCCGCCGTACAGGTCGGCGACCCCTACGCCGAGAAACTGCTCGTCGAGTGCAACGAGGCCCTCCTCGACGAGTCGCTGGTCGAGGCGGCGCGTGACCTCGGTGCCGCCGGCCTCGGCGGCGCGTCGAGCGAACTCGTCGCCAAGGGCGGTCTCGGGGCGCGAATCGACCTCGAAGCAGTCCACCAGCGCGAACCGAACATGAACGCCCTCGAGATACTGCTCGCCGAGTCGCAGGAGCGCATGTGCTACGAGGTGCGCCCCGAGAACGTCGACCGGGTCCGTGAACTCGCCGACCGCTTCGACCTCGGCTGTTCGGTCATCGGCGAGGTAGTCGATGGGAACTACGTCTGCACGTTCGAGGGGGAGACGGTCGTGGACGTTCCCGCCGAGTACCTGGCGGACGGCGCGCCGATGAACGACCTCGCGTCCGTCGAACCCGACGAACCAGAGCGTGACCTGCCCGAGACAGACCTCGCCGCGGCCTTCGAGGCCGTCGTCGGCAGTCCGAACACCGCGAGCAAACGCTGGGTCTACCGCCAGTACGACCACGAGGTCGGTGCCCGGACGGCGCTCAGGCCCGGCGACGACGCGGCCGTCATGTCCATCCAGGAGACCGGGACCGGACTGGCGTTCACCTCCGGCGCGGATCCCAACTGGACGAGTGCCGCCCCCTACGAGGGTGCCCGCGCCGTCGCACTGGAGAACGCGACCAACCTCGCGGCGAAGGGCGCACGCCCCCTCGCCGCCGTGGACTGCCTCAACGGGGGCAACCCGGAGAAGCCCGAGGTGTACGGCGGCTTCCGGGGTATCGTCGACGGCCTCGCGGACATGTGCGCCGACCTCTCGGTGCCCGTCGTCGGCGGGAACGTCTCACTGTACAACGACTCCGTCTCGGGACCCATCCCGCCGACGCCGACGCTGGCGATGGTCGGGACGAAATTGGGTTACGACGCCCCGCCGATGGCCCTCTCGGGCGAGGGAACCCTGCTGGTCGTCGGCGACGGGGTTCTCGCCGGGGAAGCGGCGGGCCTCGGCGGGTCCGAGTACCTCGCGCAGTTCGGCGGGGGCGACGGGTTCCCGACACTCCCCGAGGACGGTCCGGCGTTCGTCGAGGCGCTCGCGAGCGTGGCCGACGACGAGTCGACGCTCGCGGTCCACGACGCCAGTCACGGCGGACTGACGGTGACGCTCGCCGAAATGGTCGGCGAGGCGGGCGCGACAGTCGCCCTGAAGGGCGGGGCGAGTGCCGCCGAACTCCTCTTCCACGAGCAACCCGGACGCGCCGTCGTGGAGACGACGGACCCGGAGACCGCCCGCACGGCCTTCGAGGGGGTCGCGCCAGTCCACGAGGTCGGCAAGGCTGACGGGTCGGGGGCGCTCGACCTGACCGTCGGGAGGGAGACGCTTCGCTACGACGCGGCGGAGATCGAGGCACTGCGGGCGGTCATCGACCGCGAACTCGCGTAG
- a CDS encoding transcription initiation factor IIB gives MSDMSIRRPTGEEREDEHTAEEESEDELVCPECGSRLESDSKRGETVCGECGLVVEEDEIDHGPEWRAFDASEKDNKSRVGAPTTNMMHDKGLSTNIGWQNKDAYGNSLSSRQREKMQRLRTWNERFRTRDSKERNLKQALGEIDRMASALGLPENVRETASVIYRRALAEDLLPGRSIEGVATSALYAAARQAGTPRSLDEITGVSRVDKDEIARTYRYVVRQLNLEIQPADPESYVPRFASDLGMSDEAERRARDLLKGAKEAGIHSGKSPVGLAAAAVYAASLLTNEKVTQSEVSDVANISEVTIRNRYHELLETESGTAAL, from the coding sequence ATGTCAGACATGAGTATCCGCCGACCGACGGGCGAGGAGCGCGAGGACGAACACACCGCGGAGGAGGAGAGCGAGGACGAACTGGTCTGCCCCGAGTGTGGCAGCCGACTCGAGAGCGACAGCAAACGGGGTGAGACGGTCTGTGGCGAGTGCGGACTCGTCGTCGAGGAAGACGAGATCGACCACGGCCCCGAGTGGCGAGCCTTCGACGCCAGCGAGAAGGACAACAAGTCGCGAGTCGGTGCCCCCACCACGAACATGATGCACGACAAGGGGCTCTCGACGAACATCGGCTGGCAGAACAAGGACGCCTACGGCAACTCCCTGTCCAGTCGCCAGCGCGAAAAGATGCAGCGCCTGCGCACGTGGAACGAGCGCTTCCGGACGCGCGACTCCAAGGAGCGCAACCTCAAGCAGGCGCTCGGTGAGATCGACCGCATGGCGAGTGCGCTCGGCCTGCCCGAGAACGTCCGCGAGACGGCCAGCGTTATCTACCGCCGCGCGCTCGCAGAGGACCTGCTCCCGGGGCGGTCCATCGAGGGTGTCGCGACGAGTGCGCTGTACGCCGCCGCGCGACAGGCCGGCACCCCCCGAAGCCTCGACGAGATTACGGGCGTCTCCCGGGTCGACAAGGACGAGATCGCGCGCACCTACCGCTACGTGGTCCGCCAGTTGAACCTCGAGATTCAGCCCGCCGACCCCGAGAGCTACGTCCCCCGGTTCGCCAGCGACCTCGGAATGTCCGACGAGGCCGAACGGCGCGCCCGCGACCTGCTGAAGGGCGCGAAGGAGGCCGGCATCCACTCGGGCAAGTCGCCGGTGGGCCTCGCCGCCGCCGCCGTCTACGCCGCCTCCCTGCTCACCAACGAGAAGGTGACCCAGAGTGAGGTCAGCGACGTGGCCAACATCAGCGAAGTGACCATCCGCAACCGCTACCACGAACTGCTGGAGACGGAGAGCGGGACCGCGGCGCTCTGA
- a CDS encoding phosphatase PAP2 family protein translates to MSLTSVLVSLVLVCGCMLVVATLGIVGVGRLRGTYGDARRRLRVAAPSLAVLAGSLVVSKLARDYGPEVSWLVGINVTAAILEFEGTFVASVQSFATPPLTAYLSFVYVYGYVFLLVFPLVAYFALERTDALQRTAVAYSVNYGVGLVCYTLFISYGPRNVMPELVDALLYTTYPSSQLLTSEVNANTNVFPSLHTSLSVTVALLAWETRETYPRWVPVAGLLAASVVVSTMYLGIHWGIDVLAGVVLAVASVRVAPQLVEHYGWADGGRPPTDETKDATRVRGR, encoded by the coding sequence ATGAGTCTCACGTCCGTCCTCGTCAGTCTCGTCCTCGTCTGTGGGTGCATGCTCGTCGTGGCCACACTCGGCATCGTCGGCGTCGGTCGCCTCCGCGGAACGTACGGCGACGCCCGCCGCCGTCTCCGGGTCGCAGCCCCCTCCCTCGCGGTCCTCGCCGGGAGCCTGGTCGTGAGCAAGCTCGCACGGGACTACGGCCCCGAGGTATCGTGGCTCGTCGGGATCAACGTGACCGCCGCTATCCTCGAGTTCGAGGGGACGTTCGTCGCGAGCGTCCAGTCGTTCGCGACGCCGCCGCTCACGGCGTACCTCTCGTTCGTCTACGTCTACGGCTACGTCTTCCTGCTGGTCTTCCCACTCGTCGCGTACTTCGCGCTGGAACGGACCGACGCGCTCCAGCGTACCGCCGTCGCCTACAGCGTCAACTACGGCGTCGGTCTCGTCTGCTACACGCTGTTCATCTCCTACGGCCCGCGCAACGTCATGCCGGAACTGGTCGACGCGCTGCTGTACACCACCTACCCCAGTTCGCAGTTGCTCACGAGCGAGGTGAACGCCAACACGAACGTCTTCCCCTCGCTCCACACCTCGTTGTCGGTGACCGTCGCGTTGCTCGCGTGGGAGACCCGCGAGACGTACCCGCGGTGGGTTCCGGTCGCCGGTCTCCTCGCCGCGAGCGTCGTCGTCTCGACGATGTATCTCGGTATCCACTGGGGAATCGACGTCCTGGCGGGCGTGGTCCTCGCCGTCGCGAGCGTCAGGGTCGCACCGCAACTCGTCGAGCACTACGGGTGGGCCGACGGGGGACGGCCCCCCACGGACGAGACGAAGGACGCTACGCGAGTTCGCGGTCGATGA
- the gatA gene encoding Asp-tRNA(Asn)/Glu-tRNA(Gln) amidotransferase subunit GatA, with amino-acid sequence MSSDLNAFVTRETIEGAEDGPLAGRTVAVKDNISTKGVRTTCGSAMLEEYVPPYDATVVERLKDAGATIVGKANMDEFGMGSTTETSAFGPTENPAAPGRVPGGSSGGSAAAVAAGEADLALGSDTGGSIRNPAAFCGVVGIKPTYGLVSRYGLVAYANSLEQIGPLAPTVEEAAELLDVVAGPDPNDATTRTEGENSDYASAADGDVSGMTVGVPTELVEGADEGVVAQFEAALDELRSQGVETTEVSLPSVERAVEAYYVIAMSEASSNLARFDGVRYGVSGGYEGNWNDAFARAREAGFGEEVKRRVLLGTYALSAGYHDKYYAKAQDARAWLQQDVDEALGEADVLASPTMPVPPFERGERLDDPLQLYLSDANTVPANLANLPAISVPAGETDGLPVGIQFVGPSFGERDIVRMGSALA; translated from the coding sequence ATGAGCTCCGACCTCAACGCCTTTGTCACCCGCGAGACCATCGAGGGGGCCGAGGACGGCCCCCTCGCCGGGCGGACCGTCGCCGTCAAGGACAACATCTCCACGAAGGGCGTCCGGACCACCTGCGGGTCGGCGATGCTCGAAGAGTACGTCCCGCCCTACGACGCGACGGTCGTCGAACGCCTGAAAGACGCCGGGGCGACCATCGTCGGGAAGGCCAACATGGACGAGTTCGGGATGGGGTCGACCACCGAGACGTCGGCGTTCGGTCCCACCGAGAATCCCGCCGCACCGGGGCGGGTCCCCGGTGGCTCCTCGGGCGGCAGCGCGGCCGCCGTCGCCGCGGGGGAGGCCGACCTCGCCCTCGGGAGCGACACGGGCGGGTCCATCCGCAATCCCGCCGCGTTCTGCGGCGTCGTCGGCATCAAGCCCACCTACGGGCTGGTCTCGCGGTACGGCCTCGTCGCCTACGCCAACTCGCTGGAACAGATCGGACCGCTCGCGCCCACCGTCGAGGAAGCCGCCGAACTCCTCGACGTCGTTGCGGGCCCGGACCCGAACGACGCGACCACCCGCACTGAGGGCGAGAACTCGGACTACGCGAGCGCCGCCGACGGCGACGTGTCGGGCATGACCGTCGGCGTCCCCACGGAACTCGTCGAGGGGGCCGACGAGGGCGTCGTCGCGCAGTTCGAGGCCGCACTCGACGAGTTGCGCTCGCAGGGCGTCGAGACCACGGAGGTCTCGCTCCCCTCCGTCGAGCGCGCCGTCGAGGCGTACTACGTCATCGCGATGAGCGAGGCGTCCTCGAACCTCGCGCGCTTCGACGGCGTGCGCTACGGCGTCTCCGGAGGCTACGAGGGCAACTGGAACGACGCCTTCGCCCGCGCCCGCGAGGCGGGCTTCGGCGAGGAGGTCAAGCGCCGCGTCCTCCTCGGGACGTACGCGCTCTCGGCGGGCTACCACGACAAGTACTACGCGAAGGCACAGGACGCCCGCGCGTGGCTCCAGCAGGACGTCGACGAGGCCCTCGGCGAGGCCGACGTGCTCGCCTCCCCGACGATGCCCGTCCCGCCGTTCGAACGGGGCGAGCGTCTCGACGACCCCCTCCAACTGTACCTCTCGGACGCCAACACCGTCCCCGCGAACCTCGCGAACCTCCCGGCTATCTCCGTCCCGGCCGGCGAGACGGATGGCCTCCCGGTCGGTATCCAGTTCGTCGGTCCCTCCTTCGGCGAACGCGACATCGTCCGGATGGGGAGCGCGCTGGCCTGA
- a CDS encoding ABC transporter substrate-binding protein yields MSPTRTDRLRRRQILSGASVALAATAGCLQQIRNLAGRERSSPLSLSIKTLPTDADPYAIRIARTLADALETVGVETQLHPMAREELYRQLLVTHDFDLYVAPLLGQTDPDFLRPLLHSQFVGERGNQNPFGYVDLATDDLLDAQRRASRRDRQSPVVDLQEAVAQAQPFTVLAYPDDVIAGRTDRFSGWSEHPPTTAIAYLAATRERPDADVLTAALRDPRPTRNLNPIAAEYRGRGTVTDLLYDSLAREHGEAVSPWLATRWEWVDGTDGGLRATVHLREATWHDGRALTAADVAFTYRFLRDTSLGEADAPVPAERFRGRGSLVTDASVVDDRTVELAFGDTARGVARRALTVPILPRHVWRSRTGAATVAGVSVSEETTRALVWSNTNPIGSGPLRLHALEEDRRVVLTPVRDHFSGSLDGEIGEVVGDGPAFDRLVFEVVPSDAVAVQAVREGQVDVTATPLGAPVVSELEAAVADDPIEMVVDPSPVFYHVGYNVRRAPLSNPRFRRAVARLLDKRHVVESVFDGYAMPATSPLATTDWLSSALAWDGTDPVLPYFGSDGELDVERARAAFVEAGYRFRDGALHQR; encoded by the coding sequence ATGTCCCCCACACGAACCGACCGACTGCGCAGGCGACAGATACTCTCCGGTGCCAGTGTGGCGCTCGCCGCCACGGCCGGCTGCCTGCAGCAGATTCGGAACCTCGCGGGGCGCGAGCGCTCCTCACCGCTCTCGCTCTCCATCAAGACCCTCCCGACCGACGCGGACCCCTACGCCATCCGCATCGCCCGCACGCTCGCGGACGCACTCGAAACCGTCGGCGTCGAGACGCAGCTCCACCCGATGGCGCGCGAGGAACTGTACCGGCAGTTGCTCGTCACCCACGACTTCGACCTCTACGTCGCTCCGCTCCTCGGGCAGACCGACCCCGACTTCCTCCGACCGCTCCTCCACTCGCAGTTCGTCGGCGAGCGTGGCAACCAGAACCCCTTCGGCTACGTCGACCTCGCGACGGACGACCTCCTCGACGCACAGCGGCGGGCCAGCCGGAGGGACCGCCAGTCCCCCGTCGTCGACCTGCAGGAGGCGGTCGCCCAGGCACAGCCGTTCACCGTCCTCGCGTACCCGGACGACGTCATCGCGGGCCGGACGGACCGGTTCTCGGGGTGGAGCGAGCACCCGCCGACGACCGCCATCGCCTACCTCGCGGCCACCCGCGAACGACCCGATGCGGACGTCCTCACGGCGGCACTCCGCGACCCGCGACCGACGCGGAACCTCAACCCCATCGCTGCGGAGTACCGGGGCCGGGGGACGGTGACGGACCTCCTCTACGACTCGCTCGCCCGGGAGCACGGCGAGGCCGTCTCCCCCTGGCTCGCGACTCGCTGGGAGTGGGTCGACGGCACCGACGGCGGTCTGAGGGCGACGGTCCACCTCCGCGAGGCGACGTGGCACGACGGGCGTGCGCTCACCGCTGCCGACGTCGCGTTCACCTACCGCTTCCTCCGAGATACGTCACTCGGGGAGGCGGACGCGCCGGTCCCGGCCGAGCGGTTCCGCGGGCGCGGGTCGCTCGTGACCGACGCCTCGGTGGTCGACGACCGGACCGTCGAACTCGCCTTCGGTGACACCGCTCGGGGCGTCGCCCGTCGCGCGCTCACCGTCCCGATACTGCCGCGTCACGTCTGGCGCTCCCGGACCGGGGCGGCGACGGTCGCCGGGGTGTCCGTCTCCGAGGAGACGACGCGCGCCCTCGTCTGGAGCAACACGAACCCCATCGGGAGCGGTCCGCTGCGTCTGCACGCACTCGAAGAGGACCGCCGGGTCGTCCTCACTCCCGTCCGGGACCACTTCTCCGGGTCTCTCGACGGGGAAATCGGTGAGGTCGTCGGCGACGGTCCCGCGTTCGACCGACTGGTGTTCGAGGTGGTCCCGTCGGACGCCGTCGCTGTCCAGGCGGTCCGTGAGGGGCAGGTAGACGTGACCGCCACACCGCTCGGCGCACCCGTCGTCTCCGAACTGGAGGCCGCCGTCGCGGACGACCCGATCGAGATGGTCGTCGACCCCTCCCCCGTGTTCTACCACGTCGGCTACAACGTGCGGCGAGCGCCGCTGTCGAACCCCCGGTTCCGCCGGGCCGTCGCTCGCCTCCTCGACAAGCGACACGTCGTCGAGTCCGTGTTCGACGGCTACGCGATGCCAGCCACCAGTCCCCTCGCGACGACGGACTGGCTCTCATCGGCTCTGGCGTGGGACGGAACCGACCCCGTGCTCCCCTACTTCGGGAGCGACGGCGAACTCGACGTCGAACGCGCACGCGCCGCGTTCGTCGAGGCGGGCTATCGCTTCCGTGACGGGGCACTCCACCAGCGGTGA
- a CDS encoding CehA/McbA family metallohydrolase, with amino-acid sequence MLSVELHAHSDLSYDGRDPVELLLEQAAAVGLDALAVTDHDEIDESLRMAEIAPEYGLVGITGMEITSEAGHVLGLGLSERIPAGLSFTETLDRIWEQDGVAVVPHPFQRARHGVAPHISQEELASADAIEVYNSRLFTGRSNRRAERFAERRDLPQTAGSDAHIAEMVGQAVTQVATDDRSPAGILDALTDGRTTVVGQRTPWRISMRQFGGGVKRRIGRAATSVL; translated from the coding sequence GTGCTATCGGTCGAGCTTCACGCCCACTCCGACCTCTCGTACGACGGCCGCGACCCCGTCGAACTACTCTTGGAGCAGGCGGCCGCCGTGGGCCTCGACGCCCTCGCCGTGACGGACCACGACGAGATAGACGAGAGCCTGCGGATGGCGGAGATCGCTCCCGAGTACGGGCTGGTCGGCATCACGGGCATGGAGATAACCAGCGAGGCGGGTCACGTCCTCGGCCTCGGTCTCTCCGAGCGCATCCCCGCCGGTTTGTCGTTCACGGAGACTCTCGACCGCATCTGGGAGCAGGACGGCGTCGCCGTCGTCCCCCACCCGTTCCAGCGGGCGCGCCACGGCGTCGCCCCCCACATCAGCCAGGAGGAACTCGCCAGCGCCGACGCCATCGAGGTGTACAACTCCAGACTGTTCACGGGCCGGTCGAACCGGCGGGCCGAACGGTTCGCGGAACGACGCGACCTGCCACAGACCGCGGGGAGCGACGCCCACATCGCCGAGATGGTCGGGCAGGCGGTGACGCAGGTGGCGACCGACGACCGCTCGCCTGCGGGTATCCTCGACGCCCTCACGGACGGGCGGACCACCGTCGTCGGCCAGCGGACGCCGTGGCGCATCAGCATGCGCCAGTTCGGCGGCGGCGTCAAGCGTCGCATCGGACGGGCCGCGACGAGCGTCCTCTGA
- a CDS encoding pyridoxamine 5'-phosphate oxidase family protein, producing MDLVEDSLGVPLDAFLSRPLFAHLATQSPDGPRESPLWFHWDGEALWFIGHETATFPERVASYPRTAVGVVDFDRTSGVVQHVGLRGRATVEPFDGARAVSLLDRYLDGEPATWPDRFRHPLDTPTSTRSSDSTPRRSSRAISRTTPGPTRDPPPTSVAHRRTPDSASDSLLLTCSTGDCFGTRIG from the coding sequence ATGGACCTCGTGGAGGACTCGCTGGGCGTCCCGCTCGACGCCTTCCTCTCGCGACCGCTGTTCGCCCACCTGGCGACGCAGTCGCCGGACGGCCCCCGCGAGTCGCCCCTCTGGTTCCACTGGGACGGCGAGGCGCTCTGGTTCATCGGCCACGAGACGGCCACGTTCCCCGAACGCGTCGCGTCGTACCCGCGGACCGCCGTCGGCGTCGTGGACTTCGACCGGACGTCGGGCGTCGTCCAGCACGTCGGGCTCCGGGGGCGGGCGACGGTCGAACCGTTCGACGGGGCGCGGGCGGTCAGCCTGCTCGACCGGTACCTCGACGGCGAACCCGCGACGTGGCCGGACCGCTTTCGCCACCCCCTCGACACCCCGACGAGTACGCGTTCGTCCGATTCGACCCCGAGACGGTCGTCGCGCGCGATCAGTCGTACGACCCCCGGCCCGACCCGGGACCCACCGCCCACTTCTGTAGCCCACCGTCGGACTCCCGATTCGGCGAGTGACTCACTCTTACTGACCTGTTCTACGGGCGACTGCTTCGGCACTCGAATCGGCTGA
- a CDS encoding DUF7530 family protein, with product MSGEGETDIYGSAWTYESIVGAFPLPGIDLSERALAPIQFAVFEAGVLLFAALTDAWGAVLPGTAAVLVATGGSVLMTRIATDVRSRDLPDTYRRLLFGANIETVLAVFAFVSMVVYLFSYDPARRTPGLLTELVGPDPGMVVLFFALLLLWDVCYRIAAGWWIAATSLWRSWRYDYGSTTARTLRRADAATAAFGGLQLVLVPFASGHPEVVASLVAHAVALALFTGGSALLLTRQVRAAEN from the coding sequence GTGTCCGGCGAGGGCGAGACGGACATCTACGGGTCGGCGTGGACCTACGAGAGCATCGTCGGCGCGTTCCCCCTCCCCGGAATCGACCTCTCGGAGCGGGCGCTCGCGCCCATCCAGTTCGCCGTCTTCGAGGCCGGCGTCCTCCTGTTCGCCGCCCTCACCGACGCCTGGGGGGCGGTGCTGCCGGGGACCGCAGCCGTCCTCGTCGCCACGGGCGGGAGCGTCCTCATGACGCGCATCGCCACCGACGTGCGCTCGCGGGACCTCCCGGACACCTACCGCCGCCTGCTGTTCGGCGCGAACATCGAGACGGTGCTCGCGGTGTTCGCGTTCGTCTCGATGGTCGTCTACCTGTTCAGCTACGACCCCGCCCGGCGGACGCCGGGGCTCCTCACGGAACTGGTCGGTCCCGACCCGGGCATGGTCGTCCTCTTCTTCGCGCTCCTCCTCCTCTGGGACGTCTGTTACCGCATCGCGGCCGGGTGGTGGATAGCGGCCACCTCGCTGTGGCGGTCGTGGCGCTACGACTACGGTTCGACCACGGCCCGGACGCTCCGCCGGGCGGACGCCGCGACGGCCGCCTTCGGCGGCCTGCAACTCGTCCTCGTCCCGTTCGCCTCGGGTCACCCGGAGGTGGTCGCCTCGCTCGTGGCGCACGCAGTGGCGCTGGCGCTGTTCACGGGCGGGTCGGCGCTGTTGCTGACGAGGCAGGTTCGCGCCGCGGAGAACTGA